The sequence GGTGTCGAGGGGGACCCGGAAAAGGTGGCGCGGACAGCGGCGCGCGTGGGAGACCGAGTGCGGCTCGTCTGCTACTGCCGGCCGGGTGTGATGGCCGGGTACGAGACCGAGTGCCGGGAGAGCGACTGCCCCGAGGAGGCGCTCGTCGCCGGCCTTATGGCAGGGAGGATCGACGGTGCGGTGCGGGGGACTCTGCCGGCCAACGAGACCCTCAGGTGCCTGAAAAGGGCCTGCCATACCGATCACCTGGAGAGGGTGGCACTCCTGGAGACAGCTGACGGGGTGCAGTTCCTCCTCGCCCCGGTGGGCGTGGACGAGGGGTGGACGGTCGCGGAAAAACTCGCCTTCGTGACGAAGGCGCGGGATATTGCCCGGTCGTTCGGTCTCTCCGAGCGCGTCGCGGTCCTCTCGGGGGGGAGATTCGGCGATGTCGGCCGCCACCCGGCTGTCGACAGGTCTCTTGCCGATGCAGAACTGGTGGCCCGCCTCGGCAACGCGGAGCACTGCGAGATCCTGATCGAGGAGGCGGTCAGGAGGTGCGGTGTGATCATCGCCCCTGACGGGATATCGGGGAACCTGATCTTCCGCACGCTGACGTTTCTCGGGAAGGGATCCGGGCATGGGGCGCCGGTGGTCAATATCGACAGAATTTTCGTGGATACCTCGCGCGCCTCTCCCGACTACACGAGTGCCGTTCTCCTCGCCGCGTCGATGAGCGGCCCGAAAAAAACGGATTTCTGATGCTTTTTTCCAATAAAACCCGATTATAATCGGTATTTATTTTGGGGCACGATATGCGATGCAAAATCCACCTCCCCGATAAATCCCCCCCCAAACACCCATCGAAAGCCTTTCCTGCGGCATCGTTACGAAATCTTTAAATAGTCTTCGAGGAACTGATAATTTAGAGGTAATTAGACATGGCAGACTTACCTATTGCAGCGGTTGTCAGAATCGCAAAGAAGAACGGTGCTGAGAGAGTTGGAAGCGATGCAGCTGCGGCCCTTGTCGCAAAGGCTGAGGCCTACATCGCCAACCTGACCAAGGAAGCAAACCGCCTTGCCCAGCACGCTGGCCGCAAGACGATCAAGGAAGAGGATGTTGAACTCGCGGCAAAGTCCGCCTGAGTTCTCCCTCTTTTCTTGTAGTCTCTATTCCAAACCCCGGATGGGGGGTCTTTTGTGTCCGTCTTCGGTCTACCTCAGTGCTGTCGGGAGAGCGTGCGCTCTGGCACAAACTGCGGGTGTGGATGAACCGGACGCCGATCTGGCGCGACGGGAT comes from Methanofollis sp. and encodes:
- the mtxX gene encoding methanogenesis marker protein Mmp4/MtxX produces the protein MIIGIGVEGDPEKVARTAARVGDRVRLVCYCRPGVMAGYETECRESDCPEEALVAGLMAGRIDGAVRGTLPANETLRCLKRACHTDHLERVALLETADGVQFLLAPVGVDEGWTVAEKLAFVTKARDIARSFGLSERVAVLSGGRFGDVGRHPAVDRSLADAELVARLGNAEHCEILIEEAVRRCGVIIAPDGISGNLIFRTLTFLGKGSGHGAPVVNIDRIFVDTSRASPDYTSAVLLAASMSGPKKTDF
- a CDS encoding histone, whose product is MADLPIAAVVRIAKKNGAERVGSDAAAALVAKAEAYIANLTKEANRLAQHAGRKTIKEEDVELAAKSA